CATCCGCGCCGACCTTTCGGCGTCGCCTTCGCAAATGCAGTGGGTCATTGACATCTACACCTTGATGGTGGCCTCGCTATTGCTGCTCTCGGGTGCCATGGCCGACCGATTCGGTCGGCGGCGTACGTTGCAGATCGGGTTGACAATCTTTGCGTCGGCCTCCCTACTGTGCAGCGTGGCTCCCAACGTCGAAACGCTGATCGGTGCCCGCTTCCTGCAGGCGATCGGCGGTTCGATGCTCACTCCTGCTGGGTTGTCGATCGTCACGCAGGTGTTCACGGGCAGAGTGGAGCGCGCGCGCGTCATCGGCATATGGGGGGGCGTCGTAGGCATCTCGATGGCCTTGGGTCCGATCATGGGCGGAATACTTCTCGAGTATGTTGACTGGCGAGCAGTGTTCTGGATCAACGTGCCGATCTGCGCGCTTGCGGTGCTGTTGACCGCGATCTTCGTTCCCGAATCCAAGTCGGTCACCATGCGCCACGTCGACCTGATCGGCTTGGTCCTGGGCATGGCCTTCCTGTTCGGACTGGTGTTCGTGCTCATCGAAGGGCCAGGGATGGGCTGGACCGACACCCGCGTCGTCGTTAGCTGTTGCCTCGCAGCGCTGGCCTTCGCGACATTCCTGCGCTACGAGTCACGCCGCCTCGACCCGTTCGTCGAGCTCCGATTCTTCCGCAGCATCCCGTTTGCTTCGGCGACGGCCATCGCGGTGTGCGCATTCGCTGCATGGGGCGCGTTCCTGTTCATGATGTCAATCTATTTGCAAGGGGAGCGCGGGCTTTCAGCGGTGAACACCGGGCTGATGTTTCTGCCCGTGGCCGTCGGCGCATTCATCTTCTCGCCCTTGTCTGGCCGGCTGGTGGGGCGATTTGGTGCCAGACCGTCGCTGATGATCGCCGGCGCATTGATCGTCGCCGCGACTCTCATGTTCGCGCAGATGAGCGACGCTACCCCGCAATGGCGAATGCTGGTCGCCTTTGCGGTTTTCGGCGTCGGTACTTCGATGGTGAACGCACCGGTCACAACCGCGGCCGTCAGCGGTATGCCGACCGACCGCGCCGGTGCGGCGGCGGCTATCACATCCACGAGCCGACAGGTGGGCGTCGCCATCGGTGTGGCCATATGTGGCCCGGTCGCTGGTGCGGCATTGGGCGACACCAACGTCGATTTCGCGGTCTCCGCCCAGCCCCTATGGCTAGTGTTCGCTGGAGTTGGTGTGCTGATCTTCACGCTCGGTGTCTACTCGACGTCGAAGCGCGCGCTGCGCTCAGCAGAGCATCTGGCGCCGCTGATCGCAGGAACCGATCCGCGACGGGAGGCTGCCGATGTCGCGTAATCCGGAAGCGGACGAGGTCTGGCGCGCGATGACCGCACTGGTCACCGACAACCGCGACAGTTGGAGGCGAGCGACCGTCGACCAGACGGGCCTACCTTTCAGTCGCATCCGGATACTGCTCCGGCTGTCCCGCGGGTCGATGACCGTCAAAGAGGTCGCGCACGCCGTGACAATCGATCCCCCGGCGGCCACGGTGGCCGTCAACGATCTGGAGGACCGCGGCTTAGTCATGCGTCAGACTATTCCCACCAACCGGCGGTACAAAGTGGTATCACTGACCGACGCCGGCTGGTCGATGGTGGCCACCATCAATGCGGTCGACGACCCGGCTCCCGAAGCGCTTGCGGCACTTGACGGTAATGAACTGAGGGCGCTGCGCGATGCGATAGCAAGAGTCAGCGCCGCCCGCCAGACACTGAATGAAAGCCGCGGCCGGATCGCTCAACGAACGACTCTCAGTCCGGCCTAGCGAACC
The window above is part of the Mycolicibacterium rutilum genome. Proteins encoded here:
- a CDS encoding MFS transporter is translated as MNETVVERLSRRHKAFVLASCCLSVLIVSIDVTIANVAIPSIRADLSASPSQMQWVIDIYTLMVASLLLLSGAMADRFGRRRTLQIGLTIFASASLLCSVAPNVETLIGARFLQAIGGSMLTPAGLSIVTQVFTGRVERARVIGIWGGVVGISMALGPIMGGILLEYVDWRAVFWINVPICALAVLLTAIFVPESKSVTMRHVDLIGLVLGMAFLFGLVFVLIEGPGMGWTDTRVVVSCCLAALAFATFLRYESRRLDPFVELRFFRSIPFASATAIAVCAFAAWGAFLFMMSIYLQGERGLSAVNTGLMFLPVAVGAFIFSPLSGRLVGRFGARPSLMIAGALIVAATLMFAQMSDATPQWRMLVAFAVFGVGTSMVNAPVTTAAVSGMPTDRAGAAAAITSTSRQVGVAIGVAICGPVAGAALGDTNVDFAVSAQPLWLVFAGVGVLIFTLGVYSTSKRALRSAEHLAPLIAGTDPRREAADVA
- a CDS encoding MarR family winged helix-turn-helix transcriptional regulator, encoding MSRNPEADEVWRAMTALVTDNRDSWRRATVDQTGLPFSRIRILLRLSRGSMTVKEVAHAVTIDPPAATVAVNDLEDRGLVMRQTIPTNRRYKVVSLTDAGWSMVATINAVDDPAPEALAALDGNELRALRDAIARVSAARQTLNESRGRIAQRTTLSPA